Proteins from a single region of Actinomycetota bacterium:
- the glgB gene encoding 1,4-alpha-glucan branching enzyme encodes VDAVASILYLDYSRNEGEWVPNEYGGNEDLDAVRFLKDFNTVTYREHPGAMTVAEESTAWPSVSRPVYLGGLGFGFKWNMGWMHDSLQYVSKDPIYRRFHHHQLTFSLIYAFSENFILPISHDEVVHGKGSLLGKMPGDTWRRFANLRAYLGYMWAHPGKQLLFMGCELGQESEWSHERSIDWESLADPNHKGVQTLVGDLNRVYREHKALWQQDSRPEGFSWIDPNDVDDNALSFIRWAADGRPLVCLCNFSPVPRSEYRIGLPTVGRWGEVLNTDSAAYGGTNVGNMGVVEAEAIEWDGQPASARVTLPPLATIWLAPE; translated from the coding sequence GGTGGACGCGGTCGCCTCCATCCTCTACCTGGACTACTCGCGCAACGAGGGCGAGTGGGTCCCCAACGAGTACGGCGGCAACGAGGACCTGGACGCGGTCCGGTTCCTGAAGGACTTCAACACCGTCACCTACCGGGAGCACCCGGGGGCGATGACCGTGGCCGAGGAGTCGACCGCCTGGCCGAGCGTGTCACGCCCCGTCTACCTGGGCGGCCTCGGCTTCGGCTTCAAGTGGAACATGGGCTGGATGCACGACAGCCTCCAGTACGTCTCCAAGGACCCCATCTACCGCCGCTTCCACCACCACCAGCTCACCTTCTCGCTCATCTACGCCTTCAGCGAGAACTTCATCCTGCCCATCAGCCACGACGAGGTCGTGCACGGCAAGGGCTCGCTGCTCGGCAAGATGCCGGGCGACACCTGGCGGCGGTTCGCCAACCTGCGCGCCTACCTCGGCTACATGTGGGCCCACCCGGGCAAGCAGCTGCTGTTCATGGGCTGCGAGCTGGGCCAGGAGTCCGAGTGGTCGCACGAGCGCTCGATCGACTGGGAGTCCCTGGCCGACCCGAACCACAAGGGCGTCCAGACCCTGGTCGGCGACCTCAACCGCGTCTACCGCGAGCACAAGGCCCTGTGGCAGCAGGACAGCAGGCCGGAGGGGTTCTCCTGGATCGACCCCAACGACGTCGACGACAACGCCCTCAGCTTCATCCGCTGGGCCGCCGACGGCCGGCCGCTGGTCTGCCTCTGCAACTTCTCGCCGGTGCCCCGCAGCGAGTACCGGATCGGGCTGCCGACGGTCGGGCGCTGGGGCGAGGTGCTCAACACCGACTCCGCGGCCTACGGCGGCACCAACGTCGGCAACATGGGCGTGGTCGAGGCCGAGGCGATCGAGTGGGACGGCCAGCCGGCCTCGGCCCGGGTCACCCTGCCGCCCCTGGCCACGATCTGGCTCGCCCCGGAGTGA
- the treZ gene encoding malto-oligosyltrehalose trehalohydrolase, translating to MTPPLGPRLVEGGAEFGVWAPKVRSLAVRVGDRTVALERQERGVWRGRVEGAAAGDDYLLVLDGERERPDPRSRFQPHGVHGPSRLVDLGPPPAPFATPPLRDLVFYELHCGTFTPEGTFDAAIGRLGHLAGLGVNAVEVMPVAAFPGSRGWGYDGVALYAVHEAYGGPAAFRRFVDACHEAGLAVVLDVVYNHLGPDGNHLAEFGPYFTDVATTDWGPAVNLDGPGSDFVRGFVLDNAEQWVAGYGVDGLRLDAVHALFDRSSVHILEELSARVHGARPGSVVVAESDLHQPLLVTAYKVDAAWADDLHHALHVALTGETSGWYEGFQDRETLSKALETGWVFTGQYNPYLDRRLGRDPAGLGGERFVVCAQNHDQVGNRPFGDRLAALVGPDLDAVAAVLVACSPFLPLLFQGQEWGSTRPFLYFTDHGPGLAESVRQGRRAEFAAFDWGEEVPDPNDPVTFERSKLDWDRAGGPALELWRALLRLRREVPALGNCRRDLTTARVDPERRLVVLERGDPSGSRAVVVANLGERSQHVPVDTGKLRLRVATRPQSPSGDLSGASAAVWTT from the coding sequence GTGACCCCCCCGCTGGGGCCCCGGCTGGTCGAGGGGGGCGCCGAGTTCGGGGTGTGGGCGCCCAAGGTGCGCTCCCTGGCCGTGCGGGTGGGCGACCGGACCGTGGCGCTGGAGCGGCAGGAGCGGGGCGTCTGGCGGGGGAGGGTCGAAGGGGCCGCCGCCGGCGACGACTACCTGCTGGTCCTCGACGGCGAGCGGGAGCGGCCCGACCCGCGCTCGAGGTTCCAGCCCCACGGCGTCCACGGCCCGTCACGGCTGGTCGACCTGGGCCCGCCGCCGGCCCCCTTCGCCACCCCGCCGCTGCGGGACCTGGTCTTCTACGAGCTGCACTGCGGGACCTTCACCCCCGAGGGCACCTTCGACGCGGCCATCGGACGGCTCGGCCACCTGGCCGGGCTGGGCGTGAACGCCGTCGAGGTCATGCCGGTGGCCGCGTTCCCGGGGTCGCGGGGCTGGGGCTACGACGGGGTCGCGCTGTACGCCGTGCACGAGGCCTACGGCGGGCCGGCCGCCTTCCGCCGCTTCGTCGACGCCTGCCACGAGGCCGGGCTGGCCGTGGTCCTGGACGTCGTCTACAACCACCTCGGCCCGGACGGCAATCACCTGGCCGAGTTCGGCCCCTACTTCACCGACGTGGCCACCACCGACTGGGGCCCGGCGGTCAACCTGGACGGGCCCGGGTCGGACTTCGTGCGCGGGTTCGTGCTCGACAACGCCGAGCAGTGGGTGGCCGGCTACGGCGTCGACGGCCTTCGCCTAGACGCCGTCCACGCCCTGTTCGACCGCAGCTCGGTGCACATCCTGGAGGAGCTGTCGGCCCGGGTCCACGGCGCCCGGCCCGGCTCGGTGGTGGTCGCCGAGAGCGACCTGCACCAGCCATTGCTGGTCACCGCCTACAAGGTCGACGCCGCCTGGGCCGACGACCTCCACCACGCCCTCCACGTGGCCCTCACCGGCGAGACCTCCGGCTGGTACGAGGGCTTCCAGGACCGCGAGACGCTCTCCAAGGCGCTGGAGACCGGCTGGGTGTTCACCGGCCAGTACAACCCCTACCTGGACCGCCGCCTGGGCCGCGACCCGGCCGGGCTGGGCGGGGAGCGGTTCGTGGTCTGCGCCCAGAACCACGACCAGGTCGGCAACCGCCCCTTCGGGGACCGGCTGGCCGCCCTGGTCGGCCCCGACCTGGATGCCGTGGCCGCCGTGCTGGTCGCCTGCTCGCCGTTCCTGCCCCTGCTGTTCCAGGGCCAGGAGTGGGGCTCCACGCGCCCGTTCCTCTACTTCACCGACCACGGGCCGGGCCTGGCCGAGTCGGTCCGGCAGGGCCGGCGGGCCGAGTTCGCCGCCTTCGACTGGGGCGAGGAGGTGCCCGATCCCAACGACCCGGTCACCTTCGAGCGGTCCAAGCTCGACTGGGACCGGGCCGGCGGCCCGGCCCTGGAGCTGTGGCGGGCCCTGCTGCGGCTGCGCCGCGAGGTGCCGGCGCTCGGGAACTGCCGCCGCGACCTGACCACCGCCCGGGTCGACCCGGAGCGGCGGCTGGTCGTGCTGGAGCGGGGCGACCCGTCGGGGTCGCGGGCGGTCGTCGTCGCCAACCTGGGCGAAAGGTCCCAGCATGTCCCCGTCGACACGGGTAAGCTGCGGCTCCGGGTCGCGACCCGCCCGCAATCGCCAAGCGGCGACCTATCTGGCGCGAGCGCAGCGGTATGGACGACCTGA
- a CDS encoding DUF4268 domain-containing protein, translating into MARTEIERLGLGRLERLDLKSFWGEQLPDLTPWFLQNIDLLGETLGIDITPLEQEINVDTGAFKVLGTDATGRPIVIENRLEATDHNQLGQMIVHASGLDAAVVIWVAPRFHEEFRRGLDWLNDRTDQKVDFFGVEIGLVRIGRSLPAPVLDVVVQPRNWRTGGRRQVHLPLGTPRPGPAPRHAAEPGGMPRYPAEAADGSPPPAPPMPPPPPMPVRTPAASPRGQHEPPPSREPPDAVAPDTPSPVAGAPLSAAASPTLEPLEPELSGRHLPATPPPMASEQAGGLQPVELRHRFFESMFDFVAIRRPGFRIPKFGYENWVGFAAGPFGFYDVAFTANGAVRAGVYLDMQERTATKRLFDDLEAERLAIETAVGRILSWERLDDRRASRIVDYREVRDLDSAQERRELADWAAEIVVKLMDALDDRLRSTAQVLLSRVQGGV; encoded by the coding sequence GTGGCCAGAACGGAGATCGAGCGGCTGGGTCTCGGCCGGCTCGAGCGGCTGGACCTCAAGTCGTTCTGGGGGGAGCAGCTGCCCGACCTGACCCCCTGGTTTCTCCAGAACATCGACCTGCTCGGCGAGACCCTCGGGATCGACATCACCCCGCTGGAGCAGGAGATCAACGTCGACACCGGCGCCTTCAAGGTGCTCGGGACCGACGCCACCGGGCGCCCGATCGTGATCGAGAACCGGCTGGAGGCGACCGACCACAACCAGCTCGGCCAGATGATCGTGCACGCCTCGGGGCTGGACGCGGCCGTGGTGATCTGGGTCGCGCCCCGGTTCCACGAGGAGTTCCGGCGCGGCCTCGACTGGCTCAACGACCGCACCGACCAGAAGGTCGACTTCTTCGGGGTGGAGATCGGCCTGGTCCGCATCGGCCGGTCCCTGCCCGCGCCCGTGCTCGACGTGGTCGTGCAGCCCCGCAACTGGCGCACCGGCGGCCGCCGCCAGGTCCACCTGCCGCTGGGCACGCCCCGGCCCGGCCCGGCCCCGCGCCACGCCGCCGAGCCGGGCGGGATGCCGCGCTACCCCGCCGAGGCCGCTGACGGCTCGCCGCCGCCGGCGCCGCCCATGCCGCCACCGCCGCCGATGCCCGTGCGCACCCCGGCGGCGTCGCCGCGCGGCCAGCACGAGCCGCCGCCGTCGCGTGAGCCGCCGGACGCGGTGGCCCCGGACACGCCTTCCCCTGTGGCCGGAGCACCCCTGAGCGCGGCAGCCTCGCCGACCCTGGAGCCGCTGGAGCCCGAGCTGAGCGGCCGGCACCTGCCCGCGACCCCGCCACCGATGGCCTCCGAGCAGGCCGGCGGGCTCCAGCCGGTGGAGTTGCGGCACCGCTTCTTCGAGTCGATGTTCGACTTCGTGGCCATCCGCCGTCCCGGCTTCCGCATCCCCAAGTTCGGCTACGAGAACTGGGTCGGGTTCGCGGCCGGGCCGTTCGGCTTCTACGACGTCGCCTTCACCGCCAACGGCGCCGTCCGGGCCGGGGTCTACCTGGACATGCAGGAGCGCACGGCCACCAAGCGGCTGTTCGACGACCTGGAGGCCGAGCGCCTGGCCATCGAGACCGCGGTCGGCCGCATCCTGTCCTGGGAGCGCCTGGACGACCGGCGCGCCTCCCGGATCGTCGACTACCGCGAGGTCCGCGACCTGGACAGCGCCCAGGAGCGGCGGGAGCTGGCCGACTGGGCCGCGGAGATCGTGGTCAAGCTGATGGATGCCCTCGATGACCGGCTGCGCTCGACCGCCCAGGTGCTCCTGTCCCGGGTCCAGGGTGGCGTCTAG